The following coding sequences lie in one Deinococcus sp. YIM 134068 genomic window:
- a CDS encoding MOSC domain-containing protein, which translates to MPTLSGLFTYPIKSAGGVSLDRAHVGPLGLDLDRRWMVVDDTGRQLTQRDCPRMALAGVEVEPDGLRVTAPEMPDLCVPFEPEGPPHPVHIFDQPVRARQVGGEADGWWSAFLGLRAALVHFPDEAERRMNPRFGTARISFVDGNPLHLVSEASVADLNARLTVPVPTARFRANLVLSGGDPYEEDGWRRIRIGGLEFDVVEPCARCSVLNVSGGRMGAEPLRTLTGYRRRGRLVEFGQNLIHAAQGELAVGDPVTVLRRADLHLQ; encoded by the coding sequence ATGCCCACCCTGTCCGGCCTCTTCACCTACCCCATCAAATCGGCGGGCGGCGTCTCGTTGGACCGCGCGCACGTCGGTCCCCTCGGCCTCGACCTCGACCGACGCTGGATGGTCGTGGACGACACCGGACGGCAACTGACCCAGCGCGACTGCCCCCGGATGGCCCTCGCCGGGGTGGAGGTGGAGCCGGACGGCCTGCGCGTGACGGCACCGGAAATGCCCGACCTGTGTGTGCCCTTTGAGCCGGAGGGACCGCCGCACCCCGTCCACATCTTCGACCAGCCCGTGCGTGCGCGGCAGGTGGGCGGCGAGGCGGACGGGTGGTGGAGCGCCTTTCTCGGCCTGCGCGCGGCCCTGGTCCACTTCCCCGACGAGGCCGAGCGGCGCATGAACCCGCGCTTCGGCACGGCGCGCATCAGCTTCGTGGACGGCAATCCCCTGCACCTCGTCTCCGAGGCGTCGGTCGCGGACCTGAATGCCCGCCTGACCGTTCCCGTGCCCACCGCCCGCTTCCGGGCCAACCTCGTCCTGAGCGGGGGCGACCCCTACGAGGAGGACGGCTGGCGACGCATCCGCATCGGCGGGCTGGAGTTCGACGTGGTGGAGCCGTGCGCGCGCTGCTCGGTCCTCAACGTCTCCGGCGGGCGCATGGGTGCCGAGCCGCTACGGACCCTGACGGGCTACCGGCGGCGCGGGCGGCTCGTGGAGTTCGGGCAGAACCTCATCCACGCCGCGCAGGGGGAACTGGCCGTGGGCGACCCCGTGACTGTGCTGCGGCGGGCGGACTTGCACTTGCAGTAG
- a CDS encoding carbohydrate ABC transporter permease encodes MGRAFGVGELSRQGTLIVLGLLALFPLYFSLVNSFKTPVQYAQNPLNLPPSLGPGAANYARAWSQIGLPTFNSLLITLVSVLLLVMVSALTAYAFALMDFRGKSALFAAVFILLLVPDFLTLIPLYVQIKKLTLPSNYLAVILPYIAAGQAFSILVFRTFFAQIPKELLEAARIDGAGHGQMFTRIVLPLSVPILVSVGIIRFVPIWNDFLLPSLLLDERHRTLTMALVKFQGSAESYTAPDFGALMAAYVLAALPLLVIFAFLMRYYIQGLTSGAVKA; translated from the coding sequence GTGGGTAGGGCTTTCGGGGTGGGGGAACTGTCGCGGCAGGGCACGCTCATTGTGCTGGGGCTGCTGGCGCTGTTCCCGCTGTACTTCAGCCTCGTGAACTCGTTCAAGACGCCTGTGCAGTACGCGCAGAATCCACTGAACCTGCCGCCCTCGCTGGGGCCGGGCGCGGCGAACTACGCGCGGGCGTGGTCGCAGATCGGGCTGCCGACCTTCAACTCGCTCCTGATCACGCTCGTCAGCGTGCTGCTGCTGGTGATGGTCTCGGCGCTGACCGCCTACGCCTTCGCCCTCATGGACTTCCGGGGCAAGTCGGCGCTGTTCGCGGCGGTGTTCATCCTGCTCCTCGTGCCGGACTTCCTGACCCTGATCCCGCTGTACGTGCAGATCAAGAAGCTCACGCTGCCGAGCAACTACCTCGCGGTCATCCTGCCGTACATCGCGGCGGGGCAGGCGTTCAGCATCCTCGTGTTCCGTACCTTCTTCGCGCAGATTCCGAAAGAGCTGCTGGAGGCCGCGCGCATCGACGGGGCAGGGCACGGGCAGATGTTCACGCGCATCGTGCTGCCGCTGAGCGTGCCCATCCTCGTCAGCGTGGGCATCATCCGCTTCGTGCCGATCTGGAACGACTTCCTGCTTCCCAGCCTGCTGCTCGACGAGAGGCACCGCACCCTCACGATGGCCCTCGTGAAGTTCCAGGGGAGCGCCGAGAGCTACACGGCCCCCGACTTCGGCGCGCTGATGGCCGCCTACGTTCTGGCCGCCCTGCCGCTGCTCGTGATCTTCGCCTTCCTGATGCGCTACTACATCCAGGGGCTGACGAGCGGGGCCGTCAAGGCGTGA
- a CDS encoding carbohydrate ABC transporter permease has product MTTIPPARAVRERPKDGLWAGLWRSRVAYFYILPTFLFLAYFAYYPVYLALSGAFTNWDGFLQRDFVGLENFRRAFSDPVLGIAAKNNLIWMAFGLVLSVVPAFLVAELIFHLRSSRGQRAYRTLFIAPIIIPALVQILLWTYFYRGDGLINQLLDSVGLDRLNQLWLSDPDIALYSLIFMGFPWINAFNMLILYTGLQGIPGEVLEAAKLDGATGLRRIFRIDLPLVLPQLSLILLLEVIAFLQNLLTPRVMTNGGPGYSTTVPALQMYQAAIDYGEFGYSMALSVLLFLVVVALSLLARFIAARQEARRG; this is encoded by the coding sequence ATGACCACCATTCCACCTGCCCGCGCCGTGCGGGAGCGTCCGAAAGATGGCCTGTGGGCCGGGCTGTGGCGTTCTCGCGTGGCGTACTTCTATATCCTGCCGACGTTCCTGTTTCTGGCGTATTTCGCCTACTACCCGGTCTACCTCGCGCTGAGCGGGGCCTTCACGAACTGGGACGGCTTCCTTCAGCGGGACTTCGTGGGGCTGGAGAACTTCCGGCGGGCCTTTTCCGACCCGGTGCTGGGCATCGCCGCGAAGAACAACCTGATCTGGATGGCCTTCGGGCTGGTGCTGTCGGTGGTGCCCGCCTTTCTCGTGGCGGAGTTGATCTTCCACCTGCGGTCGTCGCGGGGCCAGCGGGCGTACCGGACTCTCTTCATCGCGCCCATCATCATTCCGGCGCTCGTGCAGATTCTGCTGTGGACCTACTTCTACCGGGGCGACGGGCTGATCAATCAGCTTCTGGACTCGGTGGGGCTGGACCGTCTCAACCAACTGTGGCTGTCGGACCCCGACATCGCGCTCTACAGCCTGATCTTCATGGGCTTTCCGTGGATCAACGCCTTCAACATGCTGATTCTCTACACCGGACTTCAGGGCATTCCCGGCGAGGTGCTGGAGGCGGCGAAGCTCGACGGCGCGACCGGGCTGCGGCGCATCTTCCGCATCGACCTCCCGCTCGTGCTGCCGCAGCTCAGCCTGATCCTGCTGCTGGAGGTGATCGCCTTTCTCCAGAACCTGCTCACCCCGCGCGTGATGACGAACGGCGGCCCCGGCTACTCGACCACCGTCCCGGCGCTCCAGATGTATCAGGCGGCCATCGACTACGGCGAGTTCGGGTACAGCATGGCGCTCTCGGTGCTGCTGTTCCTGGTCGTGGTGGCGCTGTCGCTGCTGGCCCGGTTCATCGCGGCGAGGCAGGAGGCCCGGCGTGGGTAG
- a CDS encoding ABC transporter substrate-binding protein — MKRTLTLTGLLLGSGALAAPGSWTGTITMYAQHYTPNKKDAKKPLKAFQAIADEYQKRYPGIKIQFVTEDVPDTNAAIRAKAAARELWDVYWVQYASLNGSLPKSVAMDLTPYLRQPNPYITGNRAWQDAMNKQVLAEIRAPNGANYQLNGDYVAFTFFYNADLFRKAGITKAPASWAELLDASKKLKAANIGVMSAVPSFPWWERHFLSDFYAKDYDRLTGYDDAPGQSALDEAIAIQKGILTPKDARFMAWWPVMKQFTDYWTRDYITQNPDKNYDAFQDFVAGKVAMIYEGSYKPGEMRDAGVKFKVGAFNFPVLNKSVSQYATGTNTANAVGGLGAAFQYAMSTPEANRTMSAEKQRAVLDWMRYFGTPRNLQRIVGEDGSFVPTWPGTKAQLDFDAAALDRQINLPRRSVGVGSAAPNLGWGDMQRIFGLYLSGNITLDQARAQAQQTLDRAAADYARKNSVDYSKYR; from the coding sequence ATGAAACGCACGTTGACTCTGACCGGCCTGCTGCTGGGGTCCGGGGCGCTCGCCGCTCCGGGAAGCTGGACGGGCACCATCACCATGTACGCGCAGCACTACACGCCCAACAAGAAGGACGCCAAGAAGCCCCTGAAGGCGTTCCAGGCCATCGCCGACGAGTATCAGAAGCGGTATCCGGGCATCAAGATTCAGTTCGTGACCGAGGACGTGCCCGACACGAACGCGGCCATCCGCGCGAAGGCGGCGGCGCGCGAGTTGTGGGACGTGTACTGGGTGCAGTACGCCAGCCTGAACGGTTCGCTGCCGAAGAGCGTGGCGATGGACCTCACGCCGTACCTGCGCCAGCCCAACCCGTACATCACGGGCAACAGGGCGTGGCAGGACGCGATGAACAAGCAGGTGCTGGCCGAGATTCGCGCGCCGAACGGGGCGAACTACCAGCTCAACGGCGACTACGTGGCGTTCACGTTCTTCTACAACGCCGACCTGTTCCGCAAGGCGGGCATCACGAAGGCCCCGGCGAGCTGGGCCGAACTGCTGGACGCCTCGAAGAAGCTCAAGGCGGCGAACATCGGTGTGATGTCGGCGGTGCCGTCCTTCCCGTGGTGGGAGCGCCACTTCCTGTCGGACTTCTATGCGAAGGATTACGACCGCCTCACCGGGTACGACGACGCGCCCGGCCAGTCGGCGCTGGACGAGGCCATCGCCATCCAGAAGGGCATCCTCACCCCGAAGGACGCCCGCTTCATGGCGTGGTGGCCGGTGATGAAGCAGTTCACGGACTACTGGACGCGCGACTACATCACCCAGAACCCCGACAAGAACTACGACGCCTTCCAGGACTTCGTGGCGGGCAAGGTCGCCATGATCTACGAGGGCAGCTACAAGCCCGGCGAGATGCGCGACGCGGGCGTGAAGTTCAAGGTGGGGGCCTTCAACTTCCCCGTCCTGAACAAGAGCGTGAGTCAGTACGCCACGGGCACGAACACGGCGAACGCGGTGGGCGGCCTCGGCGCGGCCTTCCAGTACGCCATGAGCACGCCGGAGGCCAACCGCACCATGTCGGCGGAGAAGCAGCGCGCGGTGCTGGACTGGATGCGCTACTTCGGCACGCCGCGCAACCTCCAGCGCATCGTGGGCGAGGACGGCTCGTTCGTCCCGACGTGGCCCGGCACGAAGGCGCAGCTCGACTTCGACGCGGCGGCGCTGGACCGTCAGATCAACCTTCCGCGCCGCTCGGTGGGCGTGGGCAGCGCGGCCCCGAACCTCGGCTGGGGCGATATGCAGCGCATCTTCGGGCTGTACCTGAGCGGCAACATCACGCTCGATCAGGCGCGGGCACAGGCGCAGCAGACCCTCGACCGCGCCGCCGCCGACTACGCCCGCAAGAACTCGGTGGACTACAGCAAGTACCGCTGA
- a CDS encoding organic hydroperoxide resistance protein has protein sequence MTQGKVLFSTQATAHGGRAGYIETPDHHLGVKLSVPQEIGGDGGVGTNPEQLFAAGYAACFQSAIGGIARRDKISFGSSRVTGVVGLVRDDLGFALDVELRIVLPELTREKAQYMIDEAHKRCPYSRALQGNVNVRLTLEDEGLVEEGQEQGQGQEQP, from the coding sequence ATGACCCAAGGCAAAGTGTTGTTTTCCACCCAGGCGACCGCACACGGCGGACGTGCCGGGTACATCGAGACGCCCGACCACCACCTCGGCGTGAAGCTGAGCGTGCCGCAGGAGATCGGCGGCGACGGCGGCGTGGGCACCAACCCCGAGCAACTGTTCGCCGCCGGGTACGCCGCGTGCTTCCAGAGCGCCATCGGCGGCATCGCCCGGCGCGACAAGATTTCCTTCGGCTCCTCGCGCGTGACGGGCGTGGTCGGCCTCGTACGCGACGATCTCGGTTTCGCACTCGACGTGGAGCTGCGGATTGTCCTGCCCGAGCTGACCCGCGAGAAGGCGCAGTACATGATCGACGAGGCCCACAAACGCTGCCCGTACAGCCGCGCCCTCCAGGGCAACGTGAACGTCCGCCTGACGCTGGAGGACGAGGGCCTGGTCGAAGAGGGGCAGGAGCAGGGTCAGGGGCAGGAGCAGCCATAA
- a CDS encoding Nif3-like dinuclear metal center hexameric protein, translated as METTPDPSADLPVEERAAATLADLAGWLHVHLNERQTLFRVGPAGVNVLGLALEPADLPERPEVDALFLHRALRLGDRFPELGVLNAHDGFDLQLTTGPNLRLAGRLGWREVRPLFWQGKAAGLTAIPPQGEWRAFHTALREELRGEDRSWGPDDPSFVRLALTNAMNPGLLGLAHRLGVNVYLTGEMRPSAQETARSLGLGVVALGHRRTELWGLRQLARELEEAFPGLRTEVYAGGR; from the coding sequence GTGGAGACCACCCCTGACCCCAGTGCCGACCTGCCCGTGGAGGAACGCGCGGCGGCCACCCTCGCTGACCTCGCCGGGTGGCTTCATGTTCACCTGAACGAGCGGCAGACGCTCTTCCGGGTGGGACCCGCCGGGGTGAACGTGCTGGGGCTGGCCCTCGAACCCGCCGACCTCCCGGAGCGGCCCGAGGTAGACGCCCTCTTCCTGCACCGGGCGCTGCGGCTGGGCGACCGTTTCCCGGAACTGGGGGTGCTCAACGCCCACGACGGCTTCGACCTACAACTGACGACCGGCCCCAACCTGCGCCTCGCCGGGCGGCTGGGCTGGCGCGAGGTCCGGCCCCTCTTCTGGCAGGGCAAGGCGGCGGGGCTGACGGCCATTCCGCCCCAGGGGGAGTGGCGGGCCTTTCACACGGCGCTGCGGGAGGAACTGCGCGGCGAGGACCGCTCGTGGGGGCCGGACGATCCTTCCTTCGTGCGGCTGGCCCTCACGAACGCGATGAATCCCGGTCTGCTGGGGCTGGCGCACCGCCTCGGCGTGAACGTCTACCTCACGGGAGAGATGCGGCCCTCGGCGCAGGAGACGGCCCGCTCGCTGGGGCTGGGTGTGGTCGCGCTGGGCCACCGCCGGACGGAGCTGTGGGGGCTGCGGCAACTGGCGCGCGAACTGGAGGAGGCGTTTCCGGGGCTGCGGACGGAGGTGTACGCCGGGGGGAGGTAG
- a CDS encoding DinB family protein, giving the protein MTSSQVTEGTAMLRAFGTSPADVRSRLERELDAFEVAVTRAGGRWNDALPNRTWTAAQEAEHVILVNESTARIVALLNSDKTLRPVPAVPGEMVEGRRQAPAAVQPGPGQAWDELEGRHAASRAALLGQVERATDDPERRFFHVFLGDLTALDWLRMAAYHVRHHRRQVEAASA; this is encoded by the coding sequence ATGACCTCCTCACAAGTGACGGAAGGAACGGCGATGCTGCGGGCCTTCGGGACCTCGCCCGCCGACGTGCGCTCGCGCCTGGAGCGGGAGCTGGACGCCTTCGAGGTGGCGGTGACGCGCGCTGGAGGCCGCTGGAACGACGCCCTGCCGAACCGCACCTGGACGGCGGCGCAGGAGGCCGAACACGTCATCCTCGTGAACGAGAGCACGGCCAGGATCGTGGCGCTGCTCAACTCGGACAAGACATTGCGGCCTGTGCCCGCTGTTCCCGGCGAGATGGTGGAGGGCCGCAGACAGGCCCCCGCCGCCGTTCAGCCGGGGCCGGGGCAGGCGTGGGACGAGTTGGAGGGACGGCACGCGGCCTCCCGCGCGGCCCTGCTCGGCCAGGTGGAGCGGGCCACCGACGACCCCGAGCGGCGCTTCTTCCACGTCTTCCTGGGGGACCTGACCGCGCTGGACTGGCTGAGGATGGCGGCGTATCACGTCCGGCACCACCGCAGGCAGGTGGAGGCGGCCTCCGCCTGA
- a CDS encoding bifunctional metallophosphatase/5'-nucleotidase, protein MKRWFLSAALLVSTASAAPLTVTILHTDDLHGHVDPVKVGQGTYGGYARQTALVRQYAAQDPNPLVLSGGDTFQGTLYYNVYQGLADVLFMNYQGYAAMAVGNHEFDNGPEALARFAQKANFPLLASNLDLTTEPLLKDLIKPYAVLSVDGQKVGVIGAVTPDLPLISSPGPNVKMLELTASLNASVKALQDQGINKIVLVSHLGYPLEQQVAKTVPGLDVIVGGHSHTLLGTFNNPDFPQSEGPYPTIVPNPDGNRTLLVAAWEWGKVLGRLKVTFNDAGAVESYEGNPIVVSADLPEDPTAKRMVETLSVPIAALRRQVVGTSTAGLNGAREIVRRRESTMANVLADAALDAARNAGATLAFINGGGVRASLDAGPITFEEAITVQPFGNTLTVLDLTGAEIRQALEHGVATWSENKGQFLHVSRGVSYTFDPTRPAGSRVTAVTVNGQPLADTQTYTVAMNTFTAQGGDGFDVFKNARGRRLDTGTLDIDILVNYLKARPATDAQNEGRIVIVNEPK, encoded by the coding sequence ATGAAACGTTGGTTCCTCTCCGCCGCGCTGCTGGTCTCCACCGCCTCCGCCGCGCCGCTCACCGTCACCATCCTCCACACCGACGACCTCCACGGCCACGTGGACCCCGTGAAGGTAGGGCAGGGTACCTACGGCGGCTACGCCCGCCAGACCGCCCTCGTGCGCCAGTACGCCGCGCAGGACCCCAACCCCCTCGTGCTCTCGGGCGGCGACACCTTCCAGGGCACGCTGTACTACAACGTCTACCAGGGTCTCGCCGACGTGCTGTTCATGAACTACCAGGGCTACGCGGCGATGGCCGTGGGCAACCACGAGTTCGACAACGGCCCCGAGGCCCTCGCCCGCTTCGCGCAGAAGGCGAACTTCCCCCTCCTCGCCTCCAACCTCGACCTCACCACCGAGCCGCTGCTCAAAGACCTGATCAAGCCCTACGCCGTCCTCAGCGTCGACGGCCAGAAGGTCGGCGTGATCGGCGCGGTGACGCCCGACCTGCCCCTGATCTCCTCGCCCGGCCCGAACGTGAAGATGCTCGAACTCACCGCGAGCCTGAATGCCAGCGTCAAGGCGCTTCAGGACCAGGGCATCAACAAGATCGTCCTCGTCTCGCACCTCGGCTACCCGCTGGAGCAGCAGGTGGCGAAGACGGTCCCCGGCCTCGACGTGATCGTGGGCGGCCACAGCCACACCCTGCTCGGCACCTTCAACAACCCCGACTTCCCTCAGAGCGAGGGGCCGTACCCGACCATCGTGCCCAACCCGGACGGCAACCGCACCCTCCTCGTCGCCGCGTGGGAGTGGGGCAAGGTGCTGGGCCGCCTCAAGGTGACGTTCAACGACGCCGGGGCCGTGGAGAGCTACGAGGGCAATCCCATCGTCGTGTCCGCCGACCTGCCCGAGGACCCCACCGCCAAGCGCATGGTGGAGACGCTGAGCGTGCCCATCGCCGCTCTGCGCCGTCAGGTCGTGGGCACGAGCACGGCGGGCCTGAACGGCGCGCGTGAGATCGTCCGCCGCCGCGAGAGCACGATGGCGAACGTCCTCGCCGACGCGGCCCTCGACGCGGCGAGGAATGCGGGCGCGACGCTGGCCTTCATCAACGGCGGCGGCGTGCGCGCGAGCCTCGACGCGGGGCCGATCACCTTCGAGGAGGCGATCACCGTCCAGCCCTTCGGCAACACGCTGACGGTCCTCGACCTCACGGGGGCCGAGATTCGGCAGGCGCTGGAGCACGGCGTCGCCACCTGGAGCGAGAACAAGGGCCAGTTCCTCCACGTCAGCCGGGGCGTGAGCTACACCTTCGACCCCACCCGGCCCGCCGGGAGCCGCGTCACCGCCGTCACCGTGAACGGCCAGCCCCTCGCCGACACGCAGACCTACACGGTCGCCATGAACACCTTCACCGCGCAGGGCGGCGACGGCTTCGACGTGTTCAAGAACGCCAGGGGCCGCCGCCTCGACACCGGCACGCTCGACATCGACATCCTCGTGAACTACCTCAAGGCCCGCCCCGCCACCGACGCGCAGAACGAGGGCCGCATCGTCATCGTGAACGAGCCGAAGTAA
- a CDS encoding TetR/AcrR family transcriptional regulator: MGGKREHIVDVALRLYRADGVAGTTLKDVAGAAGVPLGNMYYYFKTRGELVRAALDACEGELLDLLGRLSPLPSHAWFGAYFDWLLADPEAAARFGCPFGTLAGELRALGDPAAARAAGTVQLYLNALRERTEVLGLPQSAADDLFLGVQGAYTVARALNDPELFRQGVTRLRDGAPQLRMG; this comes from the coding sequence ATGGGGGGCAAACGGGAGCACATCGTGGACGTGGCCCTGCGGCTGTACCGCGCGGACGGCGTGGCGGGCACGACCCTCAAGGACGTGGCGGGGGCGGCGGGCGTGCCGCTCGGCAACATGTACTACTACTTCAAGACGCGGGGCGAGCTGGTGCGCGCCGCCCTGGACGCCTGCGAGGGCGAGTTGCTGGACCTGCTGGGGCGTCTGTCGCCGCTGCCGTCCCACGCGTGGTTCGGGGCGTATTTCGACTGGCTGCTCGCCGACCCGGAGGCGGCGGCCCGCTTCGGCTGCCCCTTCGGCACGCTGGCGGGCGAGTTGCGCGCCCTGGGGGACCCGGCGGCGGCGCGGGCGGCTGGGACGGTCCAGCTCTACCTGAACGCCCTGCGTGAGCGGACGGAGGTCCTCGGCCTCCCGCAGTCCGCCGCCGACGACCTGTTCCTCGGGGTGCAGGGGGCCTACACGGTGGCCCGCGCCCTGAACGACCCGGAACTGTTCCGGCAGGGTGTGACGAGGCTGCGGGATGGGGCACCTCAGTTGCGGATGGGGTGA